Proteins encoded within one genomic window of Naumovozyma dairenensis CBS 421 chromosome 6, complete genome:
- the KEX2 gene encoding kexin KEX2 (similar to Saccharomyces cerevisiae KEX2 (YNL238W); ancestral locus Anc_2.6), with amino-acid sequence MKLLTPISNSCLLLCTLLTSLLFLTTLTMASDSSSPIPSKDHNTKQYFAIETELTPQEILQDYPNWQYEHPARGIPNHYVFSRPLLSITNKNNLNKRSLANEEADDESILSFQDLPSLQNHLFKRAPVPPLDSSLIPIKDVQDKLRINDPSFPKQWHLINPEFPGNDVNVKKLWYENITGEGIVVAIVDDGLDYENPDLKDNFSAEGSWDFNDNTQLPKPRLADDYHGTRCAGEIAATKDNGFCGIGVAYNAKVAGIRILSGELTAEDEAASLVHALDVNDIYSCSWGPKDDGTHLQGPTDLVKKAMIRGTSDGRDKKGAIYVFASGNGGAFGDNCNYDGYTNSIYSITIGALDHKGLHPPYSESCSAVMAVTYSSGSGEYIHSTDIGNKCSDHHGGTSAAAPLAAGIFSLVLQVNPNLTWRDLQYISILSSKQVNVNDGNWNKGALGKPYSHKYGYGKIDAYEMANLARDWENVNAQSWFYSKTHNVSKSTNVVADTLQSSIKIDKQDLEDANLKRIEHVTVTVHIDTVVRGATTIDLVSPDGMVSNLGVIRKRDVSSEGFQDWTFMSVAHWGESGVGEWKLKVRTTQEGNEVKFKTWRIKLFGESIDSSKAERFIFGNDKEEEENNKGVSETVSSPILSATDSTSITSTAVPSITISPTSTNTSPEDSEGMSSDTDPNVPNKLPSPEQAMHYFITLFVLGAIFLLIYSMFFVKSRRRIRRSRAEAYEFDIIDSDSDYDSTFDGSLASNPGLADASTHVDDFDFDLSDEDHLSSDLANTDSARIDGILQENPFKDASASTDTVMEPDSPTANDTLIQKDTPSANDATNVSPK; translated from the coding sequence ATGAAACTACTGACACCGATATCTAATAGCTGTCTACTACTTTGTACGTTACTAACAAGCTTACTGTTTTTAACAACACTCACAATGGCATCCGACTCGTCATCACCAATCCCTTCGAAAGATCACAATACAAAACAATACTTCGCCATAGAAACGGAACTAACACCGCAGGAAATACTCCAGGACTACCCCAATTGGCAATACGAACATCCCGCAAGAGGAATCCCGAACCATTACGTTTTCTCCCGACCATTATTATCCATCACCAACAAGAATAACCTGAACAAACGTTCCCTTGCCAACGAGGAAgcagatgatgaatcaaTCCTATCATTTCAAGATTTACCATCTCTTCAAAACCATCTTTTTAAGAGAGCTCCAGTACCACCACTAGACTCCAGTCTGATCCCTATCAAAGATGTTCAAGATAAATTGCGTATCAACGATCCATCATTCCCTAAACAATGGCATCTAATCAACCCTGAATTTCCCGGTAACGACGTCAACGTTAAAAAGTTATGGTATGAAAATATAACAGGGGAGGGTATAGTCGTCGCAATAGTGGATGATGGTCTTGATTATGAAAACCctgatttgaaagataacTTTTCAGCTGAAGGTTCATGGGATTTCAACGATAATACACAATTACCCAAACCAAGATTGGCTGATGATTACCATGGGACAAGGTGTGCTGGTGAGATTGCTGCTACGAAGGATAATGGATTTTGTGGAATTGGTGTCGCTTATAATGCAAAAGTTGCCGGAATTAGAATCTTGTCTGGTGAGTTGACTGCAGAAGATGAGGCAGCTTCATTGGTTCATGCATTGGATgttaatgatatttattcttgttcttgGGGTCCCAAGGATGATGGGACTCATTTACAAGGACCTACAGATTTGGTTAAGAAGGCAATGATTAGGGGGACTTCTGACGGGAGAGATAAGAAGGGTGCCATTTATGTATTTGCAAGTGGTAATGGTGGTGCATTTGGTGATAATTGTAATTATGATGGTTATACAAATTCTATTTATTCAATTACAATTGGTGCTCTTGATCATAAGGGGTTACATCCACCATATTCAGAAAGTTGTTCTGCTGTTATGGCAGTTACGTATTCTTCCGGATCAGGCGAATATATTCATTCCACAGATATTGGTAATAAATGTAGTGATCATCATGGTGGGACATCTGCTGCCGCACCATTAGCAGCAGGTATATTCAGTTTAGTTTTACAAGTGAATCCAAATTTGACATGGAGAGATTTACAatatatttccattttatCATCTAAACAAGTTAATGTAAATGATGGCAATTGGAATAAAGGTGCCCTGGGTAAACCATACTCGCATAAATATGGTTATGGGAAGATAGATGCCTATGAGATGGCGAATTTGGCCCGTGATTGGGAAAATGTTAATGCACAATCTTGGTTCTATTCCAAGACACATAATGTTTCCAAATCTACCAATGTGGTGGCAGATACTCTGCAATCCAGTATTAAGATTGATAAACAAGATTTAGAAGACGCAAACttgaaaagaattgaaCATGTTACTGTCACTGTACATATCGATACAGTTGTTAGAGGTGCTACCACCATTGATTTAGTATCCCCAGACGGGATGGTTTCCAATTTAGGTGTCATAAGGAAAAGGGATGTATCATCTGAAGGTTTCCAAGATTGGACGTTTATGTCTGTTGCTCATTGGGGTGAATCTGGAGTTGGTGAAtggaaattgaaagttAGAACCACGCAAGAAGGAAATGAAGTCAAATTTAAGACGTGGAGGATCAAATTATTTGGTGAGTCCATAGATAGTTCTAAGGCGgaaagatttatttttggcAATGataaagaggaagaagaaaataataaggGTGTTTCTGAAACTGTTAGTAGTCCTATTTTATCAGCCACAGATTCTACAAGCATAACATCTACTGCAGTTCCATCAATCACTATAAGTCCAACATCCACAAATACAAGTCCTGAAGATTCAGAAGGTATGTCTAGCGATACAGATCCTAATGTACCAAACAAACTACCATCTCCTGAACAAGCCATGcattattttattacatTATTCGTCCTTGGTGCCATTTTCCTACTGATATATTCAATGTTTTTCGTCAAATcgagaagaagaataagaaGATCAAGAGCCGAAGCATACGAATTTGATATCATTGATTCAGATTCAGATTATGATTCTACGTTTGATGGCAGCCTAGCTTCTAACCCTGGTTTGGCAGATGCCTCTACTCatgttgatgattttgatttcgATCTCTCTGATGAAGATCACTTATCTTCGGACCTTGCTAATACTGACTCAGCCAGAATAGACGGGATACTACAAGAGAATCCATTCAAGGACGCTTCAGCGTCTACGGATACAGTGATGGAACCAGATTCACCAACAGCTAATGACACTCTCATACAGAAGGACACGCCATCAGCTAATGATGCAACTAATGTAAGTCCgaaataa
- the LAP3 gene encoding bleomycin hydrolase (similar to Saccharomyces cerevisiae LAP3 (YNL239W); ancestral locus Anc_2.5): protein MSLEIEQLESWESEFQTDLTYQLSSTVLKNYNADDILLNKSRLLSQDQRIYNTRISDIENITPVTNQKASGRCWLFAATNQLRIQIVKDLNLKDFELSQAYLFFYDKLEKANYFIDQIIDTAKTETDDDSRLIQYLLEAPTNDGGQYSMFLNIVKKYGLVPKSIYNDLAYSTTASRKLNSILTSKLREFAETLRVNINDMDKIKELRTSMQKEIYKLMTMFMEVPPIKPNEKFVWEYIDKDKKIGRIECTPLEFAIKYAHLDLSDNKKLPVSLINDPRHEYGKLIKIDRLGNVIGGDDVIYLNVDNDTLSKLVVKRLQNDKAVFFGSDTPKFMDKSRGVMDVQLWNYNAIGYNLHQTKASRIKYHQSMMTHAMLITACHVEEGKELPTRYCVENSWGKDSGKDGLYLMTQDYFEEYCYQIVVDMEDLPSELQEKFLSDKEEPIVLPIWDPMGALAK, encoded by the coding sequence ATGTCTTTAGAAATCGAACAACTAGAAAGCTGGGAATCTGAATTCCAGACCGACTTAACCTACCAATTATCCTCCACCGTCTTAAAAAACTACAACGCAGATGACATCCTATTAAACAAATCTCGTCTATTATCCCAAGACCAAAGAATCTACAACACCAGAATCTCAGACATTGAAAACATTACACCAGTAACCAACCAAAAGGCCTCCGGTAGATGTTGGTTATTTGCTGCGACCAACCAACTAAGAATTCAAATCGTCAAAGATTTAAACTTGAAAGATTTCGAATTATCTCAAGCATACCTATTCTTCTACGACAAATTGGAAAAGGCAAACTATTTCATTGACCAAATCATTGACACTGCTAAGACTGAAACGGATGATGATTCAAGATTAATCCAATACTTATTGGAAGCTCCAACAAATGATGGCGGCCAATATTCTATGTTTTTAAACATCGTCAAGAAGTACGGGTTGGTACCAAAGTCTATCTATAACGATTTAGCTTACTCTACTACTGCTTCTAGAAAATTGAATTCCATTTTGACTTCCAAATTGAGAGAATTTGCGGAAACTTTAAGagttaatattaatgatatggataaaattaaagaattgagAACTTCCATGCAGaaagaaatttataaattgaTGACTATGTTTATGGAAGTACCACCAATTAAACCAAATGAAAAGTTTGTTTGGGAATATATCGATAAGGATAAGAAAATTGGTCGTATTGAATGTACTCCTTTGGAATTTGCTATTAAGTACGCTCATTTGGACTTATCtgataataagaaattacCCGTATCTTTAATCAATGATCCAAGACACGAATATGGGAAATTGATTAAGATTGATCGTTTAGGGAACGTTATTGGGGGTGACGATGTTATTTACTTGAATGTGGATAATGACACTTTATCAAAATTGGTGGTAAAGAGATTACAAAATGATAAAGCTGTCTTCTTTGGGTCTGATACTCCTAAATTTATGGATAAATCTCGCGGTGTCATGGATGTCCAATTATGGAATTATAATGCTATTGGATACAATTTGCATCAAACAAAGGCATCAAGAATTAAATATCATCAAAGTATGATGACCCATGCAATGTTAATCACTGCTTGTCATGTGGAAGAAGGTAAAGAATTACCAACTCGTTATTGTGTTGAAAACTCTTGGGGTAAAGACTCCGGTAAAGACGGGTTGTATTTAATGACTCAAGATTATTTCGAAGAATATTGTTACCAAATCGTTGTCGATATGGAAGACTTACCAAGTGAATTACAGGAAAAATTCTTGTCTGACAAAGAAGAACCAATTGTTTTACCAATCTGGGATCCAATGGGTGCTTTAGCAAAATAA
- the NAR1 gene encoding iron-sulfur cluster assembly protein NAR1 (similar to Saccharomyces cerevisiae NAR1 (YNL240C); ancestral locus Anc_2.4) yields the protein MSTLLSEEDLNDFISPALACTKPTVINKEPVNVNDKGEYEVSKEPTELEKVSITLSDCLACSGCITSSEEIMLSRQSYSVFLNDWKKLNDLPADKEDNETVNNKKKILCVSIAPQCRISLADNYDMSIEEFDLCFMNFIKNYFQGKYVVGTQMGRNLTISRTNDKLIALKKEGKLDERPMLSAICPGFVIYTEKTKPNLVPLLLNVKSPQQITGSLLMDSLAEDEQMYHLTLMPCFDKKLEASRPDGENEVHCVITPKEFVSMLEELEVDFNSYRIQDENLFYEMSPEGWDPRIHWSSNSGSSSGGYAYQYILEMQNLNPGTKILEIPGKNSNVVEYRLIDPNDINRGTIASSAELSGFRNIQNMVRNLDRKSIKNNGAKRKIQVLRKRNTSTQMQKLSLSNNSNAINKPLVADPYKTDYIEVNASPGGCINGGGLINNEQSTVRKRALAQELSDKYSKSFNLVDPIKMGRMLDETSKSGSRPYEYEFHAVEQDQEKDLVTVGNTW from the coding sequence ATGAGTACGTTACTatcagaagaagatttaaaCGATTTCATTAGTCCGGCATTAGCATGTACCAAACCCACAGTGATCAACAAGGAACCCGTTAATGTGAACGATAAGGGAGAATATGAAGTCAGCAAGGAACCTACCGAATTAGAAAAAGTATCAATCACATTATCTGATTGTCTTGCTTGTTCTGGTTGTATCACTTCAAGTGAAGAAATTATGTTGAGTAGGCAAAGTTATTCTGTCTTCTTGAATGATtggaagaaattaaatgatcTACCCGCGGAcaaagaagataatgaaacGGTGAAtaacaagaagaagatactTTGTGTTAGTATTGCACCACAATGTAGGATCTCGTTGGCAGATAATTATGACATGAGCATAGAGGAGTTTGATCTTTGCTTTATGAATTTCATTAAGAATTATTTCCAGGGGAAATATGTTGTTGGGACCCAAATGGGTAGGAATTTGACTATAAGTCGaactaatgataaattaattgCATTAAAGAAAGAGGGGAAATTAGATGAAAGGCCAATGTTGTCCGCCATATGTCCTGGGTTTGTCATTTATACTGAAAAGACTAAACCTAATTTGGTTCCATTATTGTTGAATGTTAAATCACCACAACAAATAACAGGGTCTTTGCTGATGGATAGCCTTGCTGAGGACGAACAAATGTATCACTTGACTTTGATGCCCTGTTTTGATAAGAAATTAGAAGCTTCAAGACCTGATGGTGAAAATGAAGTTCATTGTGTCATTACACCAAAGGAATTCGTTTCCATGttagaagaattagaagttgatttcaattcatatAGAATTcaagatgaaaatttattctATGAGATGTCGCCTGAAGGTTGGGATCCTCGAATTCATTGGTCTTCTAATTCAGGTAGTAGTTCAGGTGGGTATGCgtatcaatatattcttgaaATGCAAAATTTAAACCCTGGTAcaaaaattttggaaattccAGGGAAGAATAGTAATGTGGTCGAATATAGATTAATAGATccaaatgatattaatCGTGGTACCATTGCGTCGTCAGCAGAATTATCAGGGTTtagaaatattcaaaatatggTACGGAACCTCGATCGTAAATccattaaaaataatggagCCAAAAGGAAAATTCAAGTattaaggaaaagaaacacATCTACTCAAATGCAGAAATTAAGTTTGTCAAATAACAGTAATGCTATTAATAAACCTTTAGTTGCCGATCCATACAAAACAGATTATATCGAAGTGAATGCATCACCTGGTGGATGTATTAATGGTGGAGGGTTAATAAATAACGAACAAAGTACAGTAAGAAAGAGAGCGTTAGCTCAAGAATTGAGCgataaatattcaaaatcatttaatttagTCGACCCAATAAAGATGGGTAGAATGCTGGATGAAACATCGAAAAGCGGGTCTAGGCCATACGAATATGAATTCCACGCTGTGGAACAAGATCAAGAAAAGGATTTGGTTACTGTGGGAAACACATGGTAA
- the ZWF1 gene encoding glucose-6-phosphate dehydrogenase (similar to Saccharomyces cerevisiae ZWF1 (YNL241C); ancestral locus Anc_2.3), whose amino-acid sequence MPSEQVPTPIKFERNTVIVVFGASGDLAKKKTFPALFGLYREGYLDPSTKIIGYARSKLTIAELTERIQPHLKKTNEQSDLKIKEFFKMVTYVSGNYDTDDGYITLRAHIEELEEKCNVEIPHRLFYFALPPSVFLSVAKQIKKLVYAENGFTRVIVEKPFGHDLESARALQNDLAPLFKEKEIFRIDHYLGKELVKNLTVLRFGNQFLNASWNKENLQSVQISFKEPFGTEGRGGYFDSIGIIRDVMQNHLLQILTLVTMERPQSFNPESIRNEKVKVLQAMKPIDVNDILIGQYGKSIDGTKPAYLDDETVKKGSKCITFAAMTFHIDNERWRGVPIMMRAGKALNEGKVEIRLQYKSSYGVFSDIPNNELVIRVQPDAAVYMKFNAKTPGLSNKSQVTDLDLTYSSRYKDFWIPEAYEVLIRDALLEDHSNFVRNDELDVSWELFTPLLNYLEGPDAPQPEVYPYGTRGPKGLKEYMKNHGYALHEKNNCYTWPVTTPKNID is encoded by the coding sequence ATGCCATCAGAACAAGTCCCAACCCCAATTAAGTTCGAAAGAAATACGGTCATCGTAGTCTTCGGTGCTTCTGGTGATTTAgccaaaaagaaaacattcCCAGCTTTATTCGGTCTTTACAGGGAAGGTTATTTAGATCCATCTACCAAAATCATTGGTTATGCACGTTCCAAATTGACGATTGCAGAACTTACCGAACGTATTCAACCacatttaaagaaaactaATGAGCAATCAGATTTGAAGATTAAagaattcttcaaaatggTTACTTATGTTTCCGGTAATTATGACACTGATGACGGGTACATCACTTTAAGAGCTCATATTGAAGAActagaagaaaaatgtaaCGTGGAAATCCCACATCGTCTATTCTATTTCGCTTTACCTCCAAGTGTCTTCTTAAGCGTTGcaaaacaaattaaaaaattagtCTATGCTGAAAATGGTTTTACTAGAGTAATCGTGGAAAAACCATTCGGTCATGATTTAGAATCTGCAAGAGCATTACAAAACGATTTAGCTccattatttaaagaaaaggaaatatttAGAATTGATCATTATTTGGGTAAAGAATTAGTCAAGAATTTAACCGTCTTAAGATTCGGTAATCAATTCTTAAATGCTTCTTGGAATAAGGAAAATTTACAAAGTGTTCAAATCTCATTTAAAGAACCATTCGGTACTGAAGGTCGTGGTGGGTATTTCGATTCCATTGGGATCATTAGAGACGTCATGcaaaatcatttattacaaatattGACTTTAGTCACTATGGAAAGACCACAATCTTTTAACCCGGAATCTATTCGTAATGAAAAAGTTAAAGTCCTACAAGCTATGAAACCTATTGATGTCAATGATATCTTGATTGGTCAATATGGTAAATCCATCGATGGTACTAAACCAGCATATTTGGATGATGAAACTGTGAAAAAGGGATCCAAATGTATCACTTTTGCAGCAATGACTTTCCATATCGATAATGAACGTTGGAGAGGTGTTCCAATCATGATGAGAGCTGGGAAGGCCTTAAATGAAGGGAAGGTAGAAATTAGATTACAATATAAGAGTTCATATGGTGTCTTTAGTGATATtccaaataatgaattggtCATTAGAGTTCAACCCGATGCTGCCGTTTACATGAAATTTAATGCCAAGACACCAggtttatcaaataaatcacAGGTCACCGATTTAGATCTAACTTATTCAAGTAGATATAAAGATTTCTGGATCCCAGAAGCTTATGAAGTTTTAATTAGAGACGCATTATTAGAAGACCATTCCAATTTTGTAagaaatgatgaattggaCGTTAGTTGGGAATTGTTTACaccattattgaattatttggaAGGTCCTGATGCTCCACAACCAGAAGTTTATCCCTATGGTACAAGAGGTCCAAAGGGTTTGAAAGAGTATATGAAAAATCACGGTTATGCCTTacatgaaaaaaataattgttATACATGGCCTGTTACCACaccaaaaaatattgattga